A genomic region of Zygotorulaspora mrakii chromosome 7, complete sequence contains the following coding sequences:
- the CBF1 gene encoding Cbf1p (similar to Saccharomyces cerevisiae CBF1 (YJR060W); ancestral locus Anc_1.508) — translation MSKRELDGEDAEERDNQDKRQHRQDDGNIDAALLDEANQYDTATTAVANATYRDLIQHDENEHGHEHHSHGRDHLGAHEHEHGPDQGQDEQQRNHRQQGDEDGGAEQEGGEQEGDEEEEELDDNLKDPDHIPDEASTMDVKVDDENDDDDEDDDSERKTAVRRGRAAAPVTGSEEWKRQRKDSHKEVERRRRENINLAINRLSDLLPVKENSKATILARAAEYIQKLKETESANIDKWTLQKLLSEQNQSRLTSTNERLQEELGRAYKEIETLKSMIGGSVISSGNAEGNDGETH, via the coding sequence ATGAGTAAACGTGAACTCGATGGCGAAGACGCCGAAGAACGGGACAACCAAGATAAAAGGCAACACAGGCAAGATGACGGCAACATCGACGCTGCGCTCCTAGATGAAGCCAACCAGTACGACACGGCGACGACCGCAGTAGCAAACGCAACGTACCGCGACTTGATCCAGCACGACGAAAATGAGCATGGCCACGAGCACCACAGTCATGGTCGCGACCATCTCGGTGCACACGAACACGAGCATGGCCCTGATCAAGGACAGGACGAGCAGCAACGCAATCACCGGCAACAGGGCGACGAAGATGGCGGGGCCGAACAGGAAGGAGGAGAACAGGAGGGAgacgaagaagaggaagagctGGACGACAATCTCAAGGATCCAGACCACATCCCGGATGAGGCCTCCACAATGGACGTGAAAGTTGACGACGAAaacgacgacgacgacgaaGACGACGACTCCGAGAGGAAAACCGCTGTCCGTCGCGGCCGCGCCGCCGCGCCAGTAACGGGCAGTGAGGAGTGGAAACGGCAAAGAAAGGATTCGCACAAGGAGGTCGAAAGAAGAAGGCGTGAGAACATCAACCTGGCCATCAACAGGCTCAGCGACCTGTTGCCCGTCAAAGAAAACAGCAAGGCCACCATCCTCGCGCGCGCTGCTGAGTATATACAAAAGCTCAAGGAGACCGAGAGCGCCAACATCGACAAGTGGACCCTGCAAAAACTGCTCAGCGAGCAGAACCAGTCCAGACTGACAAGCACCAACGAGCGGCTGCAGGAGGAGCTCGGAAGAGCCTACAAGGAGATAGAGACTCTCAAGTCTATGATAGGCGGGAGCGTCATCTCGTCGGGGAACGCCGAGGGCAACGACGGAGAAACACACTAG
- the MNN14 gene encoding Mnn14p (similar to Saccharomyces cerevisiae MNN4 (YKL201C) and YJR061W; ancestral locus Anc_1.509) — MWSRRVGARWLRSHLSIIRKFGVLALLVFIVYSQLYLFHSGGTNETLKGWIDSIRSEQKLSSAEFAAYLYRKMKYDTSPNWIDTYTLNENLLTLPLGPKQGTKLRSIEELRFYESDPRLTWSVLLEHLQTAEAERKENRVVSFSWYDWSDFHMFNKLVSLQEVNFGCGFLYETAFELTQLEAIEKEINDVLFISDRLKYNDPKWMEATRKKEIERNDPVVYPESRCRRYSDKSRKFNLPVEAHQLDEQCRPEVFALQTRSYLLNHYKNPISLTLMEHDNSSYRVFVDPNDRSNIQQSGYLKSFLQKNGVTTVHNDNGNGNGRSGKKNPNVVFDHWKQYNIFLQSNTANHYRTVIPEIDKVSYDRDFVHLSDDLFEVNVPSIIEELESIENPNPHDKEYLESLKISRETHPALASKFLSEAAHITQFNGMGYHRDKRFFNGALIHDPLEYQLRLNALIRNWLKFTRSNGLITWLAHGTVYGQLYNGLTFPWDNDFDVQMPIKHLHLLSRYFNQSLIMEDPREGNGKYFLDVTNSITVRTSGNGFNNIDARFIDVDSGLYVDITGLSVSSTPLSDKLTSDYKKFSAIFDSKSYAKDKKWPERGEGLASMDIFELQNYTADHSDKFSSDQLKKIEELVNHERNFQQGTDKPESGSNPNERYWTNKELKAYNCRNNHFVTLELLSPLTSTVFHGVHALVPRKVAGVLKNEYNLPKQFGFEVFDGKAYLPALHSWFNYNVLKRFANSNSWNTKLQKIKSPISKLDFPDIKLLLDNMLKLGYNDLFTICYNAFNVTSYRYKEREIQFDNSSSKNEKFKLLHILRNDVAPQLSSPGKDPYMFNYERRMWRKVGATIGNTIMRAIHKAVETQASNELWSSYVATHEGRSELFITRNELGDVEIDLNNHGRKITEPNTILESDPF, encoded by the coding sequence ATGTGGTCGCGAAGAGTGGGGGCCCGCTGGTTGCGGTCGCACCTCTCCATAATCCGGAAATTTGGCGTACTGGCATTGCTGGTTTTCATTGTGTACAGCCAATTGTATCTGTTCCATTCTGGCGGCACCAATGAGACGCTCAAAGGGTGGATAGATTCCATTCGATCGGAGCAGAAGCTGTCGAGCGCTGAATTTGCGGCGTATCTGTATAGAAAGATGAAGTATGACACGTCGCCCAATTGGATCGACACGTACACGTTGAACGAGAATCTGCTGACGTTGCCACTAGGTCCGAAGCAGGGCACAAAGCTCAGAAGTATAGAAGAGTTGCGTTTCTACGAGAGTGATCCGCGCCTCACGTGGTCGGTTCTTCTTGAACACTTGCAGACTGCGGAGGCagagagaaaagaaaatcgGGTGGTTTCCTTTTCTTGGTACGACTGGTCAGACTTCCACATGTTTAATAAATTGGTCAGTCTCCAGGAGGTTAACTTTGGTTGTGGGTTTCTTTACGAGACAGCTTTTGAGCTCACTCAGCTGGAGGCTATCGAAAAGGAAATCAATGACGTTTTGTTCATTTCTGACAGGCTTAAGTACAACGATCCCAAATGGATGGAAGCAACgagaaagaaagaaatcgAAAGAAATGATCCAGTAGTGTATCCAGAGAGTAGGTGCAGAAGGTATTCCGATAAATCTCGAAAATTCAATCTTCCAGTGGAAGCTCATCAGTTAGATGAACAATGTAGGCCTGAGGTCTTTGCATTGCAAACAAGGtcttatcttttgaatcattatAAAAATCCAATTTCTCTTACTTTGATGGAACATGATAATTCTTCTTATAGAGTTTTTGTTGACCCAAATGATAGAAGTAATATACAACAATCGGGATATTTGAAGTCTTTTCTACAGAAAAACGGCGTCACTACTGTTCATAACGATAATGGCAATGGCAATGGTAGAAgcggaaaaaaaaacccaAATGTTGTCTTTGATCACTGGAAACAATATAACatatttttgcaaagtAATACCGCAAATCATTATAGAACTGTGATTcctgaaattgataaagtttCGTATGATCGTGACTTTGTTCATCTTTCGGACGATTTATTCGAGGTTAATGTTCCAAGCattattgaagaattagaaTCAATTGAGAATCCAAATCCCCATGATAAAGAATATTTAGAAAGtttaaagatttcaaggGAGACACATCCTGCTTTAGCAAGTAAATTTTTGAGCGAAGCTGCTCACATTACCCAATTCAATGGTATGGGATATCATCGTGATAAAAGATTCTTTAACGGTGCATTGATCCATGATCCGTTGGAATATCAGTTAAGACTCAATGCATTGATTAGAAATTGGTTGAAGTTTACAAGATCAAACGGATTAATTACCTGGTTGGCTCACGGTACAGTTTACGGCCAGTTGTATAATGGATTAACATTTCCTTGGGATAATGATTTCGATGTTCAAATGCCAATTAAACATTTGCACTTGTTGAGTAGATATTTCAACCAGAGTCTGATCATGGAAGACCCAAGAGAGGGGAATGGCAAATATTTCCTTGATGTTACTAATTCTATTACAGTCAGAACTTCAGGCAACGGTTTCAACAATATTGATGCAAGATTCATCGACGTTGATTCTGGTTTATATGTTGATATAACCGGTCTTAGTGTTTCATCAACGCCACTTAGCGATAAATTAACAAGTGactataaaaaattttcggccatttttgattccaaaagttACGCAAAGGATAAAAAGTGGCCAGAAAGAGGTGAAGGTCTCGCCTCAATggatatatttgaattaCAAAATTATACGGCTGATCACAGCGATAAATTTAGTTCAGAtcaactgaaaaaaattgaggaatTGGTAAATcatgaaagaaattttcaacagGGAACCGATAAACCAGAGTCTGGTTCAAATCCAAATGAGCGCTATTGGACGAACAAAGAGCTGAAAGCCTACAATTGTAGAAATAATCATTTTGTTACACTTGAATTATTATCCCCACTTACCAGTACAGTATTCCATGGAGTTCATGCTCTAGTACCTAGGAAAGTTGCAGGTGTgctaaaaaatgaatataaCCTACCAAAACAATTCGgatttgaagtttttgatGGTAAGGCATATTTACCTGCCCTGCATTCGTGGTTTAACTATAATGtcttgaaaagatttgCCAATTCAAACTCCTGGAATACAAAGCTCcagaaaatcaaatcaCCAATTAGTAAATTAGATTTCCCTGATATCAAGCTGTTACTCGATAATATGCTCAAACTTGGTTATAACGATTTATTCACCATTTGTTACAATGCGTTCAACGTTACATCATATCGTTATAAAGAAAGGGAAATACAGTTTGATAACTCAAGTTctaagaatgaaaaattcaaactACTTCACATTCTTAGAAACGATGTTGCTCCGCAGCTGTCTTCACCTGGTAAAGACCCTTACATGTTCAACTACGAAAGGCGCATGTGGAGAAAAGTTGGTGCTACGATTGGTAATACTATAATGAGAGCAATTCACAAGGCAGTTGAAACTCAGGCATCAAACGAGTTATGGTCGAGTTATGTTGCCACGCATGAGGGAAGATCGGAACTATTCATAACGAGAAATGAACTTGGTGATGTTGAAATCGATTTGAACAATCACGGGAGGAAAATTACAGAGCCAAATACAATTTTAGAATCTGATCCTTTTTAG
- the NTA1 gene encoding amidase (similar to Saccharomyces cerevisiae NTA1 (YJR062C); ancestral locus Anc_1.510): MSSSIPPKTKLAVNLRIAVVQLNPQIAQVSQNVSRATTMLRKLKDTLDNSGTGKNLDLVVFPEFALTGYNFHSRDHILPYTSRAKDGPSFDLARLVSKMFSCYTVIGYPERVSTDADSKLYNSAILISPEGELVFNYRKSFLYNTDEDWNCQENPAGFQNFPLLFKGRGKDLSKGKEGNAVDVTLKTSIGICMDLSPYKFQAPFQDFEFATYNVDNNSELIICPMAWLHSSSVTSDLRKEEITEKVSKIEQHTRQQHLPAYGSQGDYQYDFDNRNITKRLSSDSDLLQKDYTDFAKPDMSNVNYWLLRFTPFLALRQRYLWSIEDLFPFLEKKRSASYMGSSIDGIWKFKNKNAIVVMANRCGIEDGTTVFAGSSGIYKFNGKFDNEEGHLDSENQSVELLGNLGKGVEGIIMRDVNFEVFRNVNEKCNQCIRR; this comes from the coding sequence ATGTCTTCTTCGATACCACCCAAGACCAAATTAGCGGTAAATTTACGTATTGCCGTGGTGCAATTGAACCCACAGATTGCTCAGGTATCGCAAAATGTTTCAAGAGCTACGACTATGCTAAGAAAGCTAAAAGACACCTTGGATAATTCTGGCACCGGAAAGAATCTTGACCTAGTAGTTTTCCCGGAATTTGCATTGACTGGTTACAATTTTCATTCGAGGGATCACATTCTGCCCTACACATCAAGGGCAAAGGATGGGccttcttttgatttggcAAGATTGGTTTCCAAGATGTTCAGCTGCTATACCGTCATTGGATATCCTGAACGTGTAAGCACTGATGCTGATTCCAAATTATATAATTCAGCTATTTTGATCAGTCCAGAAGGTGAGTTAGTTTTCAATTACAGAAAGTCTTTTCTTTACAATACAGATGAAGATTGGAACTGCCAGGAGAACCCTGCAGGGTTCCAAAATTTCCCACTCTTATTTAAAGGCAGAGGGAAAGATCTATCCAAAGGTAAAGAAGGAAATGCAGTGGATGTAACATTGAAAACATCAATTGGAATATGCATGGATCTGAGTCCTTATAAATTTCAGGCACCATTccaagattttgaatttgcaaCCTACAACGTGGACAATAATAGCGAGCTGATCATATGTCCAATGGCGTGGCTTCACTCCAGCTCAGTAACGAGTGACTTGAGAAAGGAAGAAATAACTGAAAAGGTTTCCAAGATCGAACAACACACGAGACAACAACATCTCCCTGCATATGGATCTCAGGGTGATTACCAGTATGATTTCGATAATAGAAATATCACGAAAAGATTATCAAGTGATTCAGATCTGTTGCAAAAGGACTATACGGACTTTGCAAAACCGGATATGTCAAACGTGAATTACTGGTTACTCCGGTTCACACCTTTTCTCGCATTAAGGCAAAGATATCTATGGTCCATAGAAGATTTGTTTCCTTTTCTggagaaaaagagaagTGCATCATACATGGGTTCTTCCATTGATGGAATATGGAAGTTTAAAAACAAGAATGCAATTGTGGTTATGGCAAATCGGTGTGGAATTGAAGATGGCACTACAGTTTTCGCTGGTAGCTCAGGAATATACAAGTTTAACggaaaatttgataacGAAGAGGGACACTTAGATTCGGAAAACCAAAGTGTTGAGCTACTGGGTAATCTGGGTAAAGGTGTGGAAGGAATAATAATGAGAGATgtcaattttgaagttttccGAAAtgtgaatgaaaaatgcaatcAATGCATTAGAAGATAA
- a CDS encoding uncharacterized protein (ancestral locus Anc_1.511): MSDTSDTRVFKEGYNRLAWDVQEPTYDAVTINPLESKVTQENEVDNEQEDEIDHNVPQISTATEKNHLEFTELDAHISNVHDPKNQLASLIKNAQHNKEALAKRNKRIKESKMQQRSRYGW; encoded by the coding sequence ATGTCGGATACCAGCGATACTAGAGTATTTAAGGAGGGCTATAACCGACTTGCGTGGGACGTGCAAGAGCCTACTTACGATGCGGTCACAATAAATCCACTGGAGAGCAAAGTTACACAAGAAAACGAAGTGGACAACGAACAAGAAGACGAAATTGACCATAATGTCCCTCAAATTTCCACAGCAACTGAGAAGAACCACCTGGAATTTACAGAACTGGACGCCCACATAAGCAACGTCCACGATCCCAAAAACCAGTTAGCCTCCTTGATCAAGAACGCTCAGCACAACAAGGAAGCGCttgcaaaaagaaacaaacGTATTAAGGAGTCTAAAATGCAACAGAGGTCGCGGTACGGCTGGTAA
- the RPA12 gene encoding DNA-directed RNA polymerase I core subunit RPA12 (similar to Saccharomyces cerevisiae RPA12 (YJR063W); ancestral locus Anc_1.512), with protein sequence MSVVGSLVFCLNCGNLLDNPSTASGSELECMQCKTRYPKSKFASMKVITSTSEDAFPSKLRLKKSVVKTSLKKNELEEGAVIKEKCPQCGNEEMHYHTLQLRSADEGATVFYTCPVCNYKFRTNN encoded by the coding sequence ATGTCCGTGGTGGGGTCGCTTGTCTTTTGTCTAAACTGTGGTAATCTTCTGGACAACCCAAGTACTGCCTCTGGGTCAGAACTTGAGTGCATGCAATGTAAGACCAGATATCCAAAATCGAAATTCGCAAGCATGAAGGTCATCACCTCAACTTCTGAGGATGCTTTCCCCTCAAAAttgagattgaaaaagtcCGTGGTCAAGACATCGCTGAAGAAGAACGAGCTCGAAGAAGGCGCTGTCATCAAGGAAAAGTGTCCTCAATGTGGGAACGAGGAAATGCATTATCACACATTGCAACTACGGTCGGCCGACGAAGGTGCTACCGTGTTCTACACATGTCCTGTCTGTAATTACAAGTTCAGGACCAATAATTAG